A single Thiohalobacter thiocyanaticus DNA region contains:
- a CDS encoding DUF2062 domain-containing protein — MRRFLLRHRPSVSRRHPLWGENHRLRDWVIRSGCLTFRREQVARGVAVGLLVGFTPTVGFQTLLMLGGCLLVGGNFPAAFLVSWVSNPLTMTPLYLAFHELGEYAFGAWLERVISHTDWLGEAMIDLSCTALGSLMVAIPAAVLGYLATLGGAEVWQRRRHAARDRRRRARRALQQQGADPTDQT; from the coding sequence ATGCGTCGCTTCCTGCTCCGTCATCGCCCTTCGGTCAGCCGCCGGCACCCGCTGTGGGGCGAGAACCACCGGCTGCGCGACTGGGTCATCCGCTCGGGCTGTCTGACCTTTCGCCGCGAGCAGGTGGCGCGCGGGGTCGCAGTGGGGCTGCTGGTCGGGTTCACGCCCACGGTCGGGTTCCAGACTCTGCTCATGCTCGGCGGCTGTCTGCTGGTGGGCGGCAACTTCCCCGCTGCCTTCCTGGTCTCCTGGGTCAGCAACCCGCTGACCATGACCCCGCTGTACCTGGCCTTTCACGAATTGGGCGAATACGCCTTCGGCGCCTGGCTGGAACGGGTCATCAGTCATACCGACTGGCTGGGCGAGGCCATGATCGACCTGTCCTGCACCGCGCTGGGCAGTCTGATGGTGGCCATACCCGCCGCGGTGCTGGGCTATCTCGCTACCCTGGGCGGGGCCGAGGTCTGGCAGCGCCGTCGGCATGCCGCCCGTGACCGCCGGCGGCGGGCGCGGCGGGCGCTGCAGCAGCAGGGCGCTGACCCCACCGACCAGACCTGA
- a CDS encoding group II truncated hemoglobin: MTGNNPTAYERLGGDAGVRALVERFYDEMDRLPEARGIRDLHAPDLAEAREKLYLFLSGWLGGPPLYIEKYGHPRLRARHLPFPIGEAERDQWMLCMTRAIDSLGLEPGFRDQLVATFFQMADHMRNRFDPKSHPFPLAGG; the protein is encoded by the coding sequence ATGACGGGAAACAACCCCACCGCCTATGAACGCCTCGGCGGCGACGCCGGCGTGCGGGCACTGGTCGAGCGGTTCTACGACGAGATGGACCGCCTGCCCGAGGCGCGCGGCATCCGCGATCTGCATGCGCCGGATCTCGCTGAGGCACGCGAGAAGCTGTACCTGTTCCTGTCCGGCTGGCTGGGCGGACCGCCGCTGTACATCGAGAAATACGGGCATCCGCGCCTGCGCGCCCGCCACCTGCCGTTTCCCATCGGCGAAGCCGAGCGCGACCAGTGGATGCTGTGCATGACCCGCGCCATCGACAGCCTGGGACTGGAGCCGGGCTTTCGCGACCAGTTGGTCGCCACCTTCTTCCAGATGGCCGACCACATGCGCAACCGCTTCGATCCGAAATCCCATCCCTTTCCGCTGGCAGGGGGCTGA
- the ubiA gene encoding 4-hydroxybenzoate octaprenyltransferase: MLDRLYQYYLLARLHRPIGTLLLLWPTLWALWLAAEGFPDPLVLAVFVAGVVLMRSAGCVINDYADREFDPHVKRTRERPIASGKVSPREALALFAVLCLIAFALVLLMNPLTIKLAFVGAALAAIYPFTKRFTHLPQLVLGAAFGWGIPMAFAAQTGELPRLAWLLFLVNILWATAYDTQYAMVDRDDDLKIGVKSTAILFGEADRLIIAMLQLLVLLGLGLVGSMAQLGLYYYLGLAVAAALALYQQYLIRGREREGCFRAFLNNNWFGGAVFAGLVLDYLNRSFAG; this comes from the coding sequence ATGCTCGACCGCCTGTACCAGTACTACCTGCTCGCCCGCCTGCACCGGCCCATCGGCACCCTGCTGCTGCTGTGGCCGACCCTGTGGGCGTTGTGGCTGGCCGCGGAGGGATTCCCCGACCCGCTGGTGCTGGCCGTATTCGTTGCCGGTGTGGTGCTGATGCGCTCGGCCGGCTGTGTCATCAACGACTATGCCGACCGGGAGTTCGACCCGCATGTGAAACGCACCCGGGAGCGGCCCATCGCCAGCGGCAAGGTCAGCCCGCGCGAGGCGCTGGCGTTGTTCGCGGTGCTGTGCCTGATCGCCTTTGCCCTGGTGCTGCTGATGAATCCGCTCACCATCAAGCTGGCCTTCGTGGGGGCGGCGCTGGCGGCGATCTATCCCTTCACCAAGCGTTTCACCCATCTGCCGCAGCTGGTGCTGGGCGCGGCCTTCGGCTGGGGCATCCCCATGGCCTTCGCCGCCCAGACCGGCGAACTGCCGCGCCTGGCCTGGCTGCTGTTTCTGGTCAACATCCTCTGGGCCACGGCCTACGATACCCAGTACGCCATGGTCGACCGCGACGATGACCTGAAGATCGGGGTGAAATCCACCGCCATTCTGTTCGGCGAGGCCGACCGGCTGATCATCGCCATGCTGCAGCTGCTGGTGCTGCTGGGCCTGGGGCTGGTCGGCAGCATGGCCCAGCTGGGGCTGTATTATTATCTCGGCCTGGCGGTGGCCGCGGCGCTGGCCCTGTACCAGCAGTATCTGATCCGCGGCCGCGAGCGTGAGGGCTGCTTCCGTGCCTTCCTCAACAACAACTGGTTCGGGGGAGCAGTGTTCGCCGGGCTGGTGCTGGATTACCTGAACCGGTCCTTCGCCGGGTGA
- a CDS encoding chorismate--pyruvate lyase family protein, with protein MSHPRLHNHWENPWHAGRRWRRAQLDPVLRDWLLDTSSLTRRLQACCPGRFRVRLDWQGWARPSLDECRALGLRRRQRALIREVHLLCDDRPWVFARTVIPRASLHGRGRRLAHLGERPLGAVLFADPRMQRDEVEIARIEPGTALHAHALGDAGPDRDAIWGRRSVFWLGRKPLLVSEIFLNLQHRA; from the coding sequence TTGTCCCACCCGCGTCTGCACAATCATTGGGAAAATCCCTGGCACGCCGGCCGTCGCTGGCGGCGCGCGCAACTCGATCCGGTGTTGCGCGACTGGCTGCTGGACACCTCCTCCCTGACCCGGCGGCTGCAGGCATGTTGTCCCGGCCGCTTCCGGGTACGGCTGGACTGGCAGGGCTGGGCCCGGCCGAGCCTGGACGAGTGCCGGGCGCTGGGCCTGCGCCGGCGCCAGCGGGCCCTGATCCGCGAGGTGCATCTGTTGTGTGACGATCGCCCCTGGGTATTCGCGCGCACAGTGATCCCGCGTGCCAGTCTGCACGGCCGGGGGCGGCGGCTGGCGCACCTGGGCGAACGGCCGCTGGGTGCCGTCCTGTTCGCCGATCCGCGCATGCAGCGCGACGAGGTCGAGATCGCCCGCATCGAGCCCGGTACCGCCCTGCATGCCCATGCCCTGGGCGATGCCGGCCCGGACAGGGATGCCATCTGGGGCCGGCGTTCGGTATTCTGGCTGGGGCGCAAGCCGCTGCTGGTCAGCGAGATTTTTCTCAACCTTCAACACCGGGCGTAG
- the recG gene encoding ATP-dependent DNA helicase RecG — MDARTHNDETLDRVPVTALKGVGPRLAEKLARLNIATVQDALFHLPLRYEDRTRVVPIGALQPGRRAVIEGGIDHAEIKFGRRRMLLVHLSDGTGALILRFFHFNAAQQAALARGMRIRCFGEVRSGPAQLEMVHPEYRRVDADTSDPDAASLTPIYPSTEGVHQLGLRNLTDQALAWLEASPDSLPDWLGDSATAPAALPGLRAAIRLVHRPPPEVDLAALELGEHPAQRRLVLEELIAHHLSLRVLRWRAQSLQAPVLRGDGRLRQALRGQLGFPLTAAQERVVAEIEADLARAHPMLRLVQGDVGSGKTVVAALAALAAVESGLQVALMAPTELLAEQHLRNFSAWLSPLGLEPAWLSGRLKGAARRDMLARIRDGEARVVVGTHALFQEEVAFERLGLVIIDEQHRFGVHQRLALRDKGGQEAQLPHQLTLTATPIPRTLAMAVYADLDTSVIDELPPGRKPISTVVIPDSRRPEVVERVRRACAEGRQAYWVCTLIEESESLQCQAAEEAAAELREALPELRVGLVHGRLKAAGKADIMQRFKAGALDLLVATTVIEVGVDVPNASLMIIENAERLGLAQLHQLRGRVGRGAAESHCVLLYHTPLSRQGRERLGVMRATSDGFEIARKDLELRGPGEVLGTRQTGMMNLRIADLVRDEALLPEVERLAERLNRDHPELVPRLIRRWLAENVRYGSV; from the coding sequence ATGGATGCGCGTACGCATAATGACGAGACGCTGGACCGGGTGCCGGTCACGGCATTGAAGGGCGTAGGCCCGCGGCTGGCGGAGAAGCTCGCGCGGCTGAACATCGCCACGGTCCAGGATGCCCTGTTCCACCTGCCGTTGCGCTACGAGGACCGCACCCGGGTGGTGCCCATCGGGGCGTTGCAGCCGGGCAGGCGCGCGGTTATCGAGGGCGGGATCGATCATGCCGAGATCAAATTCGGCCGCCGGCGCATGCTGCTGGTGCACCTCAGTGACGGCACCGGCGCCCTGATTCTGCGCTTCTTTCACTTCAACGCCGCCCAGCAGGCCGCGCTGGCGCGCGGGATGCGCATCCGCTGCTTCGGCGAGGTGCGCAGCGGACCGGCGCAACTCGAAATGGTACATCCCGAATACCGTCGGGTGGATGCCGACACATCCGATCCGGACGCAGCCAGTCTCACCCCCATCTATCCCTCCACCGAGGGCGTGCATCAGCTCGGACTGCGCAATCTCACCGACCAGGCGCTGGCCTGGCTGGAGGCGTCTCCCGACAGCCTGCCCGACTGGCTGGGCGACAGCGCCACTGCACCCGCCGCGCTGCCCGGGCTGCGCGCGGCGATCCGGCTGGTGCATCGGCCGCCGCCGGAGGTGGATCTGGCTGCGCTGGAACTGGGCGAACACCCGGCCCAGCGGCGGCTGGTGCTGGAAGAGCTCATCGCCCATCACCTGAGCCTGCGGGTGCTGCGCTGGCGGGCGCAGTCCCTGCAGGCGCCGGTGCTGCGCGGCGACGGCCGGCTGCGCCAGGCGTTGCGCGGGCAGCTGGGCTTTCCCCTGACCGCGGCCCAGGAGCGGGTGGTGGCCGAGATCGAGGCCGATCTGGCCCGCGCCCATCCCATGCTGCGGCTGGTGCAGGGCGATGTCGGGTCGGGCAAGACGGTGGTGGCGGCGCTGGCGGCGCTGGCGGCGGTCGAGTCCGGCCTGCAGGTGGCGCTGATGGCGCCCACCGAGCTGCTGGCCGAGCAGCACCTGCGCAACTTCAGCGCCTGGCTCAGCCCGCTGGGACTGGAGCCGGCCTGGTTGTCGGGCCGGCTCAAGGGTGCGGCGCGCCGGGACATGCTGGCGCGCATCCGCGACGGCGAGGCCCGGGTGGTGGTCGGCACCCATGCCCTGTTCCAGGAGGAGGTCGCCTTCGAGCGCCTGGGCCTGGTGATCATCGACGAGCAGCACCGTTTCGGGGTGCACCAGCGCCTGGCCCTGCGCGACAAGGGTGGACAGGAGGCACAGCTGCCGCACCAGCTCACCCTGACCGCCACCCCCATCCCGCGTACCCTGGCGATGGCGGTGTATGCCGACCTGGACACCTCGGTGATCGACGAACTGCCGCCCGGGCGCAAACCGATCAGTACTGTGGTCATTCCCGACAGCCGCCGGCCCGAGGTGGTCGAGCGGGTGCGCCGGGCCTGCGCCGAGGGGCGTCAGGCCTACTGGGTCTGTACCCTGATCGAGGAATCCGAGAGCCTGCAGTGCCAGGCGGCCGAGGAGGCCGCCGCCGAGCTGCGCGAGGCGCTGCCGGAGTTGCGGGTGGGACTTGTCCACGGCCGGCTCAAGGCCGCCGGGAAGGCGGACATCATGCAGCGGTTCAAGGCCGGGGCGCTGGACCTGCTGGTGGCCACCACCGTGATCGAGGTCGGGGTGGACGTGCCCAACGCCTCGCTGATGATCATCGAGAACGCCGAAAGGCTGGGACTGGCCCAGCTGCACCAGCTGCGCGGCCGGGTCGGGCGCGGGGCGGCGGAAAGCCACTGTGTGCTGCTCTACCATACCCCGCTCTCCCGGCAGGGCAGGGAACGCCTGGGGGTGATGCGCGCCACCAGCGACGGCTTCGAGATCGCCCGCAAGGACCTGGAGTTGCGCGGTCCGGGCGAGGTGCTGGGGACGCGCCAGACCGGCATGATGAATCTGCGCATCGCCGACCTGGTGCGCGACGAGGCGCTGCTGCCCGAGGTGGAGCGGCTGGCCGAGCGGCTCAACCGTGACCATCCGGAACTGGTGCCGCGGTTGATCCGCCGCTGGCTGGCCGAGAACGTACGCTACGGCTCGGTCTGA
- a CDS encoding RidA family protein yields MSREIIATDKAPQAIGPYSQAVRYGDTVYLSGQIPLVPETMELVTGDMAAQVRRVFDNLGAVCEAAGGSLNDIAKLNIFLTDLSHFPLVNEIMQEYFSEPYPARAAIGVASLPKGAAVEMDAIMVV; encoded by the coding sequence GTGAGTAGAGAAATCATCGCCACCGACAAGGCGCCGCAGGCCATCGGCCCCTATTCCCAGGCCGTCAGATACGGCGACACCGTTTATCTTTCGGGTCAGATCCCGCTGGTGCCGGAGACCATGGAACTGGTCACCGGCGACATGGCCGCCCAGGTGCGCCGGGTGTTCGATAATCTCGGTGCCGTGTGCGAAGCCGCTGGCGGTTCACTCAATGATATCGCCAAGCTCAATATCTTTCTCACGGATCTGTCCCATTTCCCGCTGGTTAATGAGATCATGCAGGAATACTTCAGCGAGCCCTATCCGGCGCGCGCCGCCATCGGCGTGGCCAGCCTGCCCAAGGGGGCGGCGGTGGAAATGGACGCGATCATGGTGGTTTGA